The Sporosarcina ureae genomic sequence TAGCGTGTAATTTGTTCGATGTTATTTCGTGAACTTTCATAGTTCAATATGTAGTGAATGAGAGTATCCACTGCATTTGATTGTAATGATTTCATTTCTTTCATCAAAGTTTCATGACAAATCATTTCAATATGATTTTTAACAAGTCGAATGTAGTTTGTTGTTTCAATGTCTTGGCCAGTTTTCCCAATTATTCCGACCGCCCCTAAAACTTGTCCATTTACAATAATCGGACCCGCTACCCCAGGGAAAATATCCGGATAATCTTTGACAGCCTCCTCATCAAAGAATGTTAATTTCTTTGTTTTAATAACTTCCGCTAAAAGAGAGTCGAAAATCCCAATACGACTATTATCATTTACTCCTATTAAATATCCATTTTTATCAGAAATAGTTACTGGGAAGCCAATTATTTTAGTTGTATCTTCTGATATTTTCTGTGCAATTTGTTCTAACATTGTAATATTCCACCTATCTTATGATTTCTATAGTGATCCTATTATTATTGGCTTCACATAAGCTGTGACTAAACTTTAGTTACTAGTTAAACAAATCGACAGCGAAAAAGGTAAATATTTAAATAAAGGTAGCACTGTTGTTTTAGTGGCTTTATACAAAATATAAGGAACAATTAATAGTTTCCATTTCTGATAGTTTTAAATTAATTTATATTATTAGATAAAGCACAGGTGCAAATCTAAATCATCATTTATGTGTCTATCTATCATTACACGAAGGCCTCAATCCCATTTAAAATATGAATAAAACAATAAGTGCACGAAAGATGGTGTTGTTAACTTTAGAATTTGGGATATATTACCTCTTTTACTCACTTATTACAACACTCTGTTCTATTATATATGACAAAACAATTAAAACAAATACATATTAAGCATTTTTTGTACAAGGTGCACTATAAAACCAAATCAATAGACTGAATTTTCGTAAAAAATGGTAATGGAATCTATCGATCTATTTAGAATACAATTAATGTGCGAAACTCTATAAGCAATTTATGTATTTGTAGAGGTGTCCAATTAAACAGGAAAATAAATTCTAAATATTTAGGAGAGATATCAATGTCAAATAACTACGATTTGATTATCGTTGGCGCAGGAATTATGGCATCCAGTTTAGCCTACAATTTGTACAAAGACGGTTATACCGGGAAAATCGCACTATTCGAAAAGGATAATAAATACGAATATTCCTCTACACCTAGAAGTGAAGGTGGAATTCGTCAAACTTTTAGTACAGAAGTTAACATTCGAATGAGTCAATATAGTTACCAAGTATATAAGAAATTTGAAGAGGAGATGGCATTCGATGGTGAGAATGCACAAATCAACTTCAATGAAAACGGTTACTTATATTTACTTGATAAAAAATCAATGCCAATCTTTGAAGATATTTTAAAAACACAAGAAACATTAGGTGTTAAAACAAAGTTTATGAATCAAAGGGAAACACAATCTTTTTTCCCTGAATTAAATGTTGAAGATTTGGTAGGGTCTGTATTTGACCCAGAAGCCGGAAATGCAGACCCGTATTCTGTATTACAAGCGTATATCAGGAAAATAAGAGAATACGGTGTTTCTTTTATATACGAAGAGGTTGATACAATTTTAACGGAGCGTAATAAAGCAATTGGTATTCAAACTACTAATGGTGATAAGTATTTCGCACCAATTGTTGTTAATGCAGCAGGCCCCTGGTCTGGTGATTTAAGTGCAAAAATCGGACTCGAAATTCCCGTAAAACCATTAAGACGTCAATTATTTTCAATTGATACCCAACTGAAATTCCAACATGAAATACCATTTACATTTGATCCGACCGGTCTACATTTCAGAAGTGAAAGATCAAAAGTAGTCGTTGGCTGGGCAAATGATGTTCCTTATGGCTACGACTTTAACCTTGAAAAGAGTTTTTTTGAAGAAGAAATTTGGCCTGTTTTAGCTACACGTTCATCTCATTTCGAACAACTTAAATTAGAAAATGGGTGGACTGGTTTATATGATTATAACTATATTGACCAGAATGCAATAATAGGTGGCCATCCAGACTTGGGTGGATACTTTATTGTATCAGGATTTAGTGGTCACGGATTCCAACATGCACCAGCCGCTGGAAAAGCGTTATCTGAACTGATTCGTTTAGGAAAGTTCGAAACAATGGATATATCTTCACTTTCAGTAGAGCGATTTAAAACAAATGAATTAGTAATTGAAACAGCAGTCTATTAAAATATAAAGGGTGAATAAAATGAAATTAACAGACAGACAGATAGCAGTTGATGTATTAGAAGATGAAGATGTAAATACAGTGAATCTAACAGGCGGTCAGTTAATAGTTGATGTATTGGAGAAAGAAGGCGTAACTAAGATCTTTGGTGTGCCAGGTGAAAGTTATTTAAACGTACTTGATGCAATTTATGAGCACCAAAACATTGAATATATTTCTACCCGACAAGAAGGTGGAGCTTCTTTTATGGCTGAAGGATATGCAAAGGCTTCAGGTAAGGTTGGAGTGTGTATGGCAACAAGAGGACCTGGTGCAACGAATTTATCGATTGGTATTCATACAGCACACCAAGATTCAACTCCACTTGTAGCATTAATTGGTCAAGTTGAACGTGAGTTTAGAGATCGTGAAGCATTCCAAGAAGTTGACTTCGTTGGTTTTTTCAGCCATCTATGCAAATGGACAGTAGAAATTAACCACGCAGATCGTGTTCCTGAGTTACTGCACCGCGCTTTCCATATTGCTCGTTCTGGTCGTCCAGGGCCAGTACTTGTTTCATTGCCAGAAGATATGCTCGATGACATTGTCACAAAAATCACACATCAAAAATTTAAATCGAGTACAATCTCCCCTGATAATTTGGCAGTTAATGAAGCTGCTAAATTAATTCAAGAAGCGGAACGTCCAATTATAATTGCCGGTGGTGGAATCGTATTGTCTGATGCAACTGAAATGCTAGTTAAGTTATCAGAGTTAACTCAAGCACCCGTTGCTTCAGCTTTTAGACGTTTCCATTCCTTTCCAAACTCCCATGATAACTATGTGGGATCATTAGGAATTGGCGCACGCCCAGACTTATTAAAATATATTAAAGATAGTGATTTAGTTATTGCTTTAGGAACTAGATTTTCACAAATGACGACATCTGATTATACATTACTAAATGAAAATTCAAAACTCATTCATGTCGATGCTTCTGAAGAAACATTAGGTAAAGTTTATACACCGACATTACCGATAGTCTCGGACGTAAAACGTTTCCTTGAAGAAATAGTAAAGGTAGTTTCAGAAAATAAAGACGAAAAAAGAAAGATTAATAAAGAAAAAATTCGTAATAATTACGTTGACTTTTCTACACCAAAATTGATTAAAAAAGAAAATTATGTTGATATGAACAGTCTAGTTCATCATTTATCTGAACAATTACCGAAAGATGCGATTATTACGAGTGATGCAGGTAACTTCTTCTCATGGTTATCACGTTATTACCGTTATGATGAAGGTGGTAAATATTATGGACCAACTTCGGGTGCTATGGGATATGGAATGCCAGCTGCAATTGGAGCTAAAATTGCGCATCCTGAAAAAGTTGTCGTATCGTTATCAGGTGACGGTGGATACATGATGACAATGCAAGACTTTGAAACAGCTGTTAGATACAATATTCCAATCGTTTCCATTGTCATTAATAATAATATTTTCGGGACAATTCGTACACACCAAGAGCGTAAATTTCCTGATAGAATGGTTGGTACTCAATTATCTAATCCTAACTATAAAGAAATTGCTGAATCGTTTGGTGGTTTTGGGGAAAGAGTTACCAATACAGATGAATTTGTTCCGGCATTAAAGAGAGCTTTAGCATCTAATAAGCCTGCTTTAATTGAAGTATTAACAGATCCGTGTATTTTATCTGCAAATCATGATCAAACGATTTAATAGTAAAGGAGATTATAATGAAATCGATAAATATAAAAACAGCAATACCTGGCCCAAAGTCGACTGACTTATTAAAAGAAAAAGAAGAATCTGTAGCAAGAGGAATCTCTACAGCTTACCCTATTGCAGTAGAAAAAGGTGTAGGGGCAGTTCTGACTGATATCGATGGAAATTCTTATATTGACTTAGCAGCGGGAATTTCTAGTTTAAATGTCGGTCATTCTCCAAAACCTGTAGTTGATGCATTAAAAAAACAACTCGATTTATTTATAAATCCTATTTTCAATGTAACGATGCATAAACCATATATTGATTTAGCTAAAAAACTAAATCAAATTGTTCCGGGTAATTTTCAAAAAAGGTCTGTTTTCTTTAATAGTGGAGCAGAAGCAATTGAAAATGCCGTGAAAATTGCTCGCCGGTATACAGGTCGCAAAGGAATAATATCTTTCGATCGTTCATTTCATGGCCGTACAATGTTAGCAATGACTTTAACTGGGAAAGTTAATTCAATTAAAAAGGGATTTGGTCCCCTAGCATCAGATGTCCATCATGCGCCCTACCCATATTACTTTAAAGATGAGCGTACAGATGAGCAGTTAGTTGATGAACTTAAACGATTGTTTCAAGTCTCGGTTTCTCCAGAAGAAGTAGCTGCAATTATTTTAGAACCTGTTCAAGGTGATGGCGGAGTTATCATTCCTTCAAAACAATTTATACAAGAAATTAGAGCTATCTGTGATCAATATGGTATTGTATTAATCGCAGATGAAATACAAACAGGATTCGGTCGTACGGGTAAAATGTTTGCTATGGAGCATTTTAACTGTACAGCTGATCTGACAGTAATGTCGAAGTCGATTGCTGCAGGTATTCCACTAAGTGCCATTACAGGCAAAAATGAAATCGTTAATTTCCCCGAGGTAAAAGAACTTGGGGGTACACTTAGTGGAAATACTTTAGGATGTGTTG encodes the following:
- a CDS encoding NAD(P)/FAD-dependent oxidoreductase, giving the protein MSNNYDLIIVGAGIMASSLAYNLYKDGYTGKIALFEKDNKYEYSSTPRSEGGIRQTFSTEVNIRMSQYSYQVYKKFEEEMAFDGENAQINFNENGYLYLLDKKSMPIFEDILKTQETLGVKTKFMNQRETQSFFPELNVEDLVGSVFDPEAGNADPYSVLQAYIRKIREYGVSFIYEEVDTILTERNKAIGIQTTNGDKYFAPIVVNAAGPWSGDLSAKIGLEIPVKPLRRQLFSIDTQLKFQHEIPFTFDPTGLHFRSERSKVVVGWANDVPYGYDFNLEKSFFEEEIWPVLATRSSHFEQLKLENGWTGLYDYNYIDQNAIIGGHPDLGGYFIVSGFSGHGFQHAPAAGKALSELIRLGKFETMDISSLSVERFKTNELVIETAVY
- a CDS encoding aspartate aminotransferase family protein — its product is MKSINIKTAIPGPKSTDLLKEKEESVARGISTAYPIAVEKGVGAVLTDIDGNSYIDLAAGISSLNVGHSPKPVVDALKKQLDLFINPIFNVTMHKPYIDLAKKLNQIVPGNFQKRSVFFNSGAEAIENAVKIARRYTGRKGIISFDRSFHGRTMLAMTLTGKVNSIKKGFGPLASDVHHAPYPYYFKDERTDEQLVDELKRLFQVSVSPEEVAAIILEPVQGDGGVIIPSKQFIQEIRAICDQYGIVLIADEIQTGFGRTGKMFAMEHFNCTADLTVMSKSIAAGIPLSAITGKNEIVNFPEVKELGGTLSGNTLGCVAALEVIKLIENENLLERANEIGRFIKDKLSFESKHIGEIRHLGAMIGIEIVLDKQSKASHRSFVSDVVNKCFKKGVLFMRAADGDVIRLLPPLVITDDQLNEAMSVIVNTIKELEVL
- a CDS encoding thiamine pyrophosphate-dependent enzyme — translated: MKLTDRQIAVDVLEDEDVNTVNLTGGQLIVDVLEKEGVTKIFGVPGESYLNVLDAIYEHQNIEYISTRQEGGASFMAEGYAKASGKVGVCMATRGPGATNLSIGIHTAHQDSTPLVALIGQVEREFRDREAFQEVDFVGFFSHLCKWTVEINHADRVPELLHRAFHIARSGRPGPVLVSLPEDMLDDIVTKITHQKFKSSTISPDNLAVNEAAKLIQEAERPIIIAGGGIVLSDATEMLVKLSELTQAPVASAFRRFHSFPNSHDNYVGSLGIGARPDLLKYIKDSDLVIALGTRFSQMTTSDYTLLNENSKLIHVDASEETLGKVYTPTLPIVSDVKRFLEEIVKVVSENKDEKRKINKEKIRNNYVDFSTPKLIKKENYVDMNSLVHHLSEQLPKDAIITSDAGNFFSWLSRYYRYDEGGKYYGPTSGAMGYGMPAAIGAKIAHPEKVVVSLSGDGGYMMTMQDFETAVRYNIPIVSIVINNNIFGTIRTHQERKFPDRMVGTQLSNPNYKEIAESFGGFGERVTNTDEFVPALKRALASNKPALIEVLTDPCILSANHDQTI